The sequence below is a genomic window from Gossypium hirsutum isolate 1008001.06 chromosome A11, Gossypium_hirsutum_v2.1, whole genome shotgun sequence.
TTCTCATAATTGACCGATCATAACTGGCATAAATTTCACAGATTATATAAAGTTTTTCCCTtgatgtttattttgatgatatggtcTAGGGGACCCAGGCTTGGCGTGGGTCTAATCCCCTCTTTGGGCTATCATTTTGCCCAATCAATCTAAATCATTTtctaaaacaatttaatatgttTGCAAAATATCAAAAACTTATCTCTTGAAATCTTTGCAtctacatattagtctttcacTTATAAAAGGTTGACTATGTTATTCATTTGCAGTGGTAAAACTTACACAATGGTTGGGACACAGCATGATCCTGGACTCATGGTTCTGAGTTTGCACACAATTTTTGATCTTATTGGAAGGGATAAGAGCTCTGACGAATTTGAAGTTACTTGTTCCTATCTTGAAGTCTACAATGAGGTATGGAATACATTTTTACTACGGAACTTATTTCCTTTCTAGTTCCTATAGTATGTCTAACTAcattttgttatatatgttatTGAATTTTCAATTTCTAATGTTTTAGGTTATATATGATTTACTCGAAAAATCATCAGGTTCTTTGGAACTTAGAGAGGATCCTGAGCATGGAATAGTTGTTGCTGGGCTAAGATGCATTAAGGTTCAGCCCTTTATCTATCAGTTTCAAGCCACGGAGATTAATAAATTAAATCTGAGGGGTATTTTTCATGCAAAACATTAATTTCTGTCCGTACGTTGGAGTGAGTCATTATTTACTAAAGTTGGACTTGCCTTTACAGTAAATGTGGAGGATCTTTTTTTCCCCTCTCTCTGAAGAAATTTTACTAAGACACTGTTCTAGCTTTTTATACTTCAGCTAGAAATTATATAACTATTTACTTGATATTTTTATccttttgtttttattgatgGAAAGAAATCTATTTTGTTCTTAAATTAAAGTCTAACCTGTTTTTTTTGCCATAAATATAATCAACGGAGTCCAATATAATGTATATAACCAATGAAAAGAAGCAGCAATCATGTTGTAGTGTCAAATATTGTTAATCATTCTTTACTTTAGTGGCAAGAGGTTGCAAATTTCCTGTGAGAGGTGAATCATTATCTTCTGTTTCAGACGGTATGTAATCATTTCTCCATTGTGGTAGTGATCCAATATGGCTTTTCGAAGTTTGGCTTGGATTTGTGGCATTTTAGAATGCCTAACAATATTAAATGACTTTTCTTATTTGTTTGGAGTTCATATTAAGGGTACCTTTTTATGCTTCACTGAAAATACGTGCTTGTACTAAGTATTTAAAGCTGGGTGTTAGCTACctccattttgtaactttttaactCATAAGAGAAAGAGATTGTCTCTTTTTTCACCTAGCATCCGACAACCTAGGACCATATGCAGTTTTATGGTTAGGTTAAAATATTCTTCAAGTCCTTGTACTCTTCCTAGATTtggaatttagtctctttacttttattttttggaatttagtccctctacttctctgatttaaaattttaggtccaattgttaacactattaaaattattcaattaaGTTCATTGATGGTAGCCAAGTAACCAAAAAGTAGAGGGATTGAATTCTGAAAATAAAAGCAAGGGGATTAAATCCCAAATCTacaaagactacagggatttggAGCAAATTTTATCCTTATTGTTAATACTAGATTCTCTTTATAACAGCATgccaaaaataagaaataaaatccttataATCTCTCCCTATAATTTCTCTCAGATGAGAATTCCACGACATTGTTGTTACATAGAATTTCTTTTGTATTCCTTTGATGGATGAAACTCCTatatttgggattttttttctatataaattATTGGTGTTCCTACTTTACATCCTTTAATCAATCAAGGTTCTAGTTTGCGGGTGAGTGCTATGACCTTGATGTTCAGTGGCCTTTGTTGATTTCTCCATCATCAGGTTCATTCAGCTGATAAGATCCTTGAACTTTTAAATTTGGGGAATAGTCGAAGAAAAACAGAAAGCACAGAGGCTAATGCTACATCTTCAAGGTGAGAAAGTATTAAGTTGAACCttacttattttacaatttattactCTTTATGTCAGATTTTCTCTAACGTTACTTTCATATTTGTTCTCACTTTTGAATGTATTATCTCTCAATGTGTTGTAACCTTTTATATTATCTCATATAAAGTTGTATCCATCCAACCAGATCACATGCAGTATTGGAGATTACTGTGAGaagaaaacagagaaacaaatataaaaatcaaGTCATGCGAGGAAAACTTGCACTTGTTGACCTTGCTGGCAGTGAACGAGCTTCTGAAACAAACAGTACGGGCCAAAAGCTGAGGGATGGTGCTAACATTAATCGTTCACTTCTTGCTTTAGCGAACTGCATCAATGCTCTAGGGAAACAACAAAAGAAGGGTCTTGTCTATGTTCCATACCGCAATAGGTATATTTTAGTAGCTATTGTAGCATAGTAGTCTGACTCTTTACTGATGCAGCTATTGGTAATTTTGCAGTAAACTGACAAGGATACTTAAAGATGGTTTGAGTGGTAACTCTCAGACAGTGATGGTTGCTACAATATCTCCTGCAGATAGTCAGTATCATCACACTGTGAATACCCTGAAATATGCAGACAGGGCAAAGGAAATAAAGACACACATCCAGGTGAGGCTGAATGTAACTTTTGGGAAGACATTATGTAACTCCTTTTAAGAACAAATTTTGGTCAATTCTTCATCTTACTCCTTTATTAATGCTTGTAACTCCTTCCTATGATGGATGATGTATAATTATTAAAGTTCTCTTGCtctatttgatttttctttcccCTCATGTTAAGAGCAATAAGTTCTTTTATTATGCTGTATTATCAAATGCCTCACTGTCTTTTATTTTTTCCAGAAAAATATTGGCACAATCGATACACATGTATCAGATTATCAACGAATGATTGACAGTCTTCAGGTAAgctttttgatgaattttcattGAGTTGGTTATCATTGCAATCTTATTTGGTGTTGATACCCTGTTGGTTGTGTAGATTGAAGTTTGCCGATTGAAGAAAGAACTAGCAGACAAGGAATCACAGTTGAGTGTCAAACCAACAGAAACGACTGCTGATGATGAACTGTCTTGGTTAAATGTCTTGAGCCAAGAAATCAGTGAAAATGTTCAGGAACGTATAAACTTACAGAAGGCACTGTTTGAACTTGAGGAAACCAATCTTCGAAACCGCACTGAACTTCAGCATCTTGATGATGCTATTGCAAAACAACCGGTTAGACTTACATGTTTCCTTGATGTTTCTCTATCATTAGAAAATGACAGTTTTCCCTTTTTCCACAAAATCCTTTTGAGTTATGGTACCAAGATAGAATTGAACTACAGAATGTTATGAGTTATTAGTACTGCCAAACCATCCAACATCAACCCACCTACTGACCCAATGTCTTCACCTGCCTTAAGAATACCAAGTCAAAGTAACAATAACATATGACAAGCTTTCTGTTTCTTAGTTTCTTTTTTCCCCTTTACATAGATGTGTGGTATGCAAGCGTGAGTTGGTGAAAGGATTTACTTGTATCATTTTCtggtattcaatttttttatctgTGTAAATAGGTTTCTGAAAAGGATGGTACAGTTTCTGAAGCTCTGAGAGTGAGGAGGCAAGATATTCTTGATAACATCCGTGACAATGATGAGGCTGGTAttaattaccgaaaggtaaactTTGATACAGAGTCTTATGTGATTACAATCTCTTGCTGCTTTTAATATGTCAAATGATTAATCTTCCTATAGgaaattgaagaaaatgaaaaGCATCGTTGCCAACTCCAAGGTATGATTGAGGAAGCAATCAGTAACAATGGCAATAAAACTTACTTGCGCATACTCAGTCAATACAGACTCCTGGTGAGTGGACTCTGGTATTTTCTACTTTTGGTATCTATCTATTATCATTGAATGACGATATCTGTGTATAACTGCTAATTGCTACTTTATGCAAAGGTGAACACCGTGTAACAACTGAAGATAGTAAAATAATTACTTATGCCATCGGTCTCATCACTTTTTCTTTGCATTTACGCAGGGGATG
It includes:
- the LOC107955309 gene encoding kinesin-like protein KIN-8B, with amino-acid sequence MPTIRAPAKKQTTTLTVAVKCRPLSQRECSRDIVRVKNNKEVVVLDPDLSKDYLDRIQNRTKEKKYCFDHAFGPQSTNLDTYQKCISTIISGVVQGLNATVFAYGSTGSGKTYTMVGTQHDPGLMVLSLHTIFDLIGRDKSSDEFEVTCSYLEVYNEVIYDLLEKSSGSLELREDPEHGIVVAGLRCIKVHSADKILELLNLGNSRRKTESTEANATSSRSHAVLEITVRRKQRNKYKNQVMRGKLALVDLAGSERASETNSTGQKLRDGANINRSLLALANCINALGKQQKKGLVYVPYRNSKLTRILKDGLSGNSQTVMVATISPADSQYHHTVNTLKYADRAKEIKTHIQKNIGTIDTHVSDYQRMIDSLQIEVCRLKKELADKESQLSVKPTETTADDELSWLNVLSQEISENVQERINLQKALFELEETNLRNRTELQHLDDAIAKQPVSEKDGTVSEALRVRRQDILDNIRDNDEAGINYRKEIEENEKHRCQLQGMIEEAISNNGNKTYLRILSQYRLLGMANTELQFEMAMREQIIHNQREAQRNLWNLIMGLGLDEKQILDLAAKQGITIEDWTVTRYPGLSNRGKSPNLASGGYAPFSYGLSINQWPRSSCFCQNHQRVASKSFSQDRWDLSPTFFREKHHSFYFLLAHDNSPPCVRFRRSSDNWVSGGHPISWFGTPDKLPRDLRKSYPEITPVSSCNEIYLPTPAFGADFGQGQKDIMRQNLYSKAPHGAISSSSQDMVKGPIVGLGRTANGLLGFIPSEQSFSTHGLNHSVQNSNPSNHPSLSCIHIFTNQSFKT